From the Fibrobacterota bacterium genome, the window AGTTCTTCATTTGGATTCGAACGCGCAATGCCGGAGGAAGCTTTGATCCAGGAAATGAAAACCGACCCGGAAATCCTTTCCACTTTCGGGACCCTGCATGAGCTGTGGCCGCACTTGCGCGAGGTGGAGTTCCTCGCGACGGTGCGCCGCATGCAAGAGACCGATGGGCGCGAGCGTTTCGGTATCGTTTGCCACCACTTTATGAGGTCCATATGACGGAAATCCGTCCGGCAGGGCCTGGTGATCTGGAGGCCCTGGTTCCCCTCTTCGATGCCTATCGCGTTTTCTACGAAGGCCCGTCCGATCGGGACGCCGGCCGCCGCTTCCTGGGCGCCCGACTCTCCTCCGGCGATTCGCGCATCTTCCTTGGCCTCAAAGACGGGCGCGCCATCGGTTTCATCCAATTGTATCCGTCCTTCTCTTCGGTTTCGATGCGGCGCCTGTGGATCTTGAACGATCTCTACGTGCACCCGGAAGCGCGCCGGTCCGGAACGGCGAAAGCGCTGATGGCAGCCGCGGAAGGCTTCGCCCGGGCCGACGGGGCAAAGGGCTTGGCTCTCGCGACCCAGATCGGAAACCGTACGGCCCAGGAACTCTACGCCAAGATGGGATATCGCAAAGAAGAGGCGTTCTACCATTATTCCCTAACCTTCTGAACGATCATGCGAACGGGGCCCGGCTGCCAATTCGGCAAGCCTCCGCGCCTTTCCGGCCCGGTCGTTCCCGTACCGCCCCGGATTCCGGCCTGAGTCACCCGAATTCCCCGCATTCCCCGCGGCACGCTTGTTGCATTAAGGAATAGGGAGTCCGAACGGAGGTGGCCGTGCGTTTGATCCTGATCCTGACCTTGCTGTTGGCGCCGCTGGGCCTCTCTTGCGCCGAGCCTAGCTTAGGCCATTCGACCGATTCCCCCGCGACCTTCCCGACGGTCCGCGTCGAAAAGAATCAGCGCATGCTGGTGGTTGTCGCGAAAGGGGATCCTGACCGTAACGGCGACTCCGCGGTG encodes:
- a CDS encoding GNAT family N-acetyltransferase — encoded protein: MTEIRPAGPGDLEALVPLFDAYRVFYEGPSDRDAGRRFLGARLSSGDSRIFLGLKDGRAIGFIQLYPSFSSVSMRRLWILNDLYVHPEARRSGTAKALMAAAEGFARADGAKGLALATQIGNRTAQELYAKMGYRKEEAFYHYSLTF